A single genomic interval of Adhaeribacter pallidiroseus harbors:
- a CDS encoding NCS2 family permease, with amino-acid sequence MRYSFQLALNGTNLSTEIIAGISSFLATSYIIVVNPSILSQTGMPFAGVLTATILVCFFSSLMMGLFARNPILVAPGMGLNAFFTYSAVLGLKVPWPVALGAVCWSGIIFLLLSAFNIRTLIIKAIPKPLRYAIAAGIGLFITLIGFTNARFIVANPATILGVGPLNATLLTFLAGLLLTALLVTRRVPGAILLGILFTTLAAYPLGRWWSDPGVTLVNFKGIAAAPDFSLLLRLDLVNSWQWAVVPVIFSFVFTDLFDSLSTLVGLAEAADLLDENGEPRHVKRALLTDAVATTLAGLVGSSPGTAYIESAVGIEAGGRTGLTAVVSALLFLPFLFLAPLLSVIPAIATAPALVLAGVFMIRPITKINWLQLHEAIPAFLAMVLIPFTYSITQGIIWGFLSWTFLKLTTGHHSDVSGALLIIDAFCIIALILA; translated from the coding sequence ATGCGTTACTCCTTTCAACTTGCTCTAAACGGAACCAACTTATCTACCGAAATAATAGCGGGAATCTCGTCTTTTCTGGCAACCTCTTATATTATTGTGGTCAATCCCAGCATTTTAAGTCAGACCGGAATGCCTTTCGCTGGGGTACTAACGGCTACAATATTAGTATGCTTTTTCAGCAGTTTAATGATGGGGCTTTTTGCGCGTAACCCGATCTTGGTGGCTCCCGGAATGGGCTTGAACGCTTTCTTCACTTATTCAGCGGTACTGGGCCTGAAAGTTCCTTGGCCCGTAGCTTTAGGTGCAGTATGCTGGTCGGGGATTATTTTTCTGCTACTTTCCGCCTTTAACATTCGCACTTTAATTATAAAAGCTATTCCGAAGCCCTTACGATACGCCATTGCCGCGGGCATTGGTTTGTTTATTACCTTAATTGGTTTTACAAATGCCCGGTTTATCGTGGCTAATCCGGCCACTATTTTGGGGGTAGGCCCGTTAAATGCTACCCTACTCACGTTCTTAGCGGGCTTGTTATTAACGGCATTATTGGTAACTCGTCGGGTACCCGGCGCTATTTTACTTGGCATTTTGTTTACTACTTTGGCGGCTTACCCCTTAGGACGTTGGTGGAGCGACCCCGGAGTTACCCTGGTAAACTTTAAAGGAATAGCTGCGGCTCCGGATTTTAGTTTACTGCTGCGTTTAGATTTGGTAAATTCCTGGCAATGGGCTGTAGTGCCGGTAATTTTCTCGTTTGTATTCACCGATTTGTTCGACAGCTTATCTACTTTAGTAGGCTTAGCCGAAGCCGCTGATTTATTAGATGAAAATGGGGAACCGCGCCACGTAAAACGCGCTTTATTAACGGATGCCGTAGCCACCACGCTGGCCGGATTGGTAGGCTCTAGTCCGGGTACGGCTTATATCGAATCGGCGGTTGGGATTGAGGCGGGTGGCCGTACCGGGTTAACAGCTGTAGTTAGCGCCTTGTTGTTTTTGCCTTTTTTATTCTTGGCGCCATTATTATCGGTTATTCCGGCAATTGCTACTGCTCCCGCTTTGGTACTGGCAGGTGTTTTCATGATTAGGCCAATCACTAAAATTAACTGGCTGCAACTTCACGAAGCCATACCGGCTTTTTTGGCTATGGTTTTGATACCGTTTACCTATTCTATTACGCAAGGTATCATCTGGGGATTTCTCTCCTGGACTTTTTTAAAATTAACAACCGGTCACCATTCAGACGTAAGCGGAGCTTTACTGATTATAGATGCCTTTTGTATAATAGCTTTAATTTTAGCCTAA
- a CDS encoding amino acid permease, whose product MNLRNLFRKKDIAAIVAEFDRTEALHTTGGLVRNLTLRDLTALGIAAVIGAGIFSTIGNASAAGGPAVSLLFVFTALACAFSAMCYAQFASTVPVSGSAYTYAYTSFGELIAWIIGWDLLMEYCIGNIAVAISWSDYLTSFLSGFGVKMPMYLTMDYLSAARGHTAATELLAQGKTLADATPTVQDAYAAWQQAPHLGSMRVIADLPALFITMVITYLVYVGIKESKQTANLLVLLKLLVILMVIVVGAFYVQPANWSPFAPNGISGVLKGVSAVFFAYIGFDAISTTAEECKDPQHDLPKAMIYALVICTILYVTITLVLTGMVPYTELGIGDPLAYVFERLNLNIISGIVAFSAVIAMTSVLLVFQIGQPRIWMSMSRDGLLPQAFSRIHPKFKTPSFATIVSGMAVGIPALFMNLTEVTDLTSIGTLFAFVLVCGGILLIDHDQARLPGTKGFRVPYYNSKFVLPLLLLLGLVLALYFNAPGVKQFFSLGDGINSGWDVVKHRLPMYGFLVVCLVLAYYAFTRNLSLIPVLGLLTNLYLMTELGITNWSRFLLWLALGLIIYFSYSYRHSKLYQNK is encoded by the coding sequence ATGAATCTACGAAATCTTTTTCGCAAAAAAGATATAGCCGCTATTGTTGCTGAGTTTGACCGCACGGAAGCCCTGCATACCACCGGTGGATTAGTTCGCAACCTGACTTTACGCGATTTAACGGCCTTGGGCATTGCGGCCGTTATTGGCGCCGGCATTTTTAGTACTATTGGCAATGCCAGTGCGGCCGGTGGTCCGGCGGTATCGCTTTTATTTGTGTTTACGGCGCTTGCCTGTGCTTTTTCGGCGATGTGTTACGCGCAGTTTGCTTCTACCGTACCGGTATCGGGCAGTGCCTATACCTACGCGTATACTTCTTTCGGGGAGTTAATTGCCTGGATTATTGGCTGGGATTTATTAATGGAATACTGTATTGGCAATATTGCCGTCGCTATTTCGTGGTCGGATTATCTAACCTCGTTTTTAAGCGGTTTTGGCGTAAAAATGCCCATGTATCTCACCATGGATTACTTATCGGCTGCCCGCGGCCATACCGCCGCTACGGAGCTGCTGGCTCAAGGAAAAACCTTAGCCGATGCCACCCCTACCGTGCAGGATGCTTACGCGGCCTGGCAGCAAGCACCCCACTTGGGCTCCATGCGGGTAATAGCGGATCTTCCGGCTTTGTTTATTACCATGGTTATTACTTACCTGGTATACGTTGGCATTAAAGAATCCAAGCAAACGGCTAACTTATTGGTACTGCTTAAGTTGTTAGTAATATTAATGGTAATTGTGGTAGGTGCTTTTTACGTGCAACCAGCTAACTGGAGTCCTTTTGCGCCCAACGGAATTAGCGGCGTTTTAAAAGGCGTTTCGGCGGTATTTTTCGCGTACATCGGTTTCGATGCTATTTCTACAACCGCCGAAGAATGCAAAGATCCGCAGCACGACTTACCTAAAGCTATGATTTACGCCTTGGTAATTTGTACCATTTTGTACGTAACCATTACTTTGGTTTTAACCGGTATGGTGCCTTATACCGAACTGGGTATCGGCGATCCGCTGGCTTATGTATTTGAGCGCTTAAATTTAAATATTATCTCGGGCATTGTGGCTTTTAGCGCCGTAATCGCCATGACCAGCGTTTTACTGGTTTTTCAGATTGGGCAGCCGCGTATCTGGATGTCGATGAGCCGGGATGGACTTTTGCCCCAGGCATTTTCTAGAATTCACCCTAAATTCAAAACCCCTTCTTTTGCTACTATTGTTTCGGGCATGGCCGTAGGTATTCCGGCTTTGTTTATGAACTTAACCGAAGTAACCGATTTAACCAGCATTGGTACCTTGTTCGCGTTTGTGCTGGTTTGCGGGGGTATTTTACTCATTGATCACGATCAAGCCCGTTTGCCGGGTACCAAAGGTTTCCGGGTGCCTTATTACAATTCCAAGTTTGTACTGCCGTTGTTATTGCTGCTGGGCCTGGTATTAGCTTTATACTTTAATGCGCCCGGGGTGAAGCAATTTTTTAGTTTAGGCGATGGTATTAATTCTGGCTGGGACGTAGTAAAACACCGCTTACCGATGTATGGCTTCCTGGTGGTTTGTTTAGTATTGGCATACTACGCTTTTACCCGAAACCTATCGTTGATTCCGGTTCTGGGTTTGCTCACTAACTTATACCTGATGACAGAGTTAGGAATTACCAACTGGAGTAGGTTTCTATTGTGGCTGGCCTTAGGGTTGATTATTTACTTTAGCTACAGCTACCGGCATAGCAAACTTTATCAAAACAAGTAA
- a CDS encoding sensor histidine kinase gives MLPIYSKKTRLKLVIIVIALLIGAASVLYSNFLVSKLSDREKQLIGLYARGLQFTIDTKSDENMVFIYSEIIEANKTIPVILTDAQLNVQSSRNIPFSKNISEKRKQELLRRELEIMKEQHSPIMVDYGGNTKSYIFYKDSAVLSQLRYYPYVQLTVIACFSLMAYFAFSYSRKAEQNRVWVGLAKETAHQLGTPLSSLMAWYEYLKASPTFQNEPIVEELGKDVRRLEIITERFSNIGSVPALKDENILRVTENAISYLRNRVSKKVDFTIKADFPVDTPAKVNIPLFEWVIENICKNAIDAMEGKGSIDVRLSFAGKNKSNVAIDIKDTGKGIPKSKLKDVFLPGYTTKKRGWGLGLALAKRIIENYHQGKLYVKWSELGKGTMFRVMLNR, from the coding sequence ATGCTACCAATTTATTCCAAAAAAACCAGATTAAAGTTAGTAATTATTGTAATTGCCTTGTTAATCGGAGCCGCTTCGGTATTGTACAGCAATTTTCTGGTAAGCAAATTATCGGATCGCGAAAAACAACTTATAGGCCTGTATGCCAGAGGATTACAATTCACCATCGACACTAAATCGGATGAAAACATGGTTTTTATTTATTCCGAAATTATCGAAGCAAATAAAACCATACCGGTAATTTTAACGGATGCCCAATTAAATGTACAATCATCCCGGAATATACCGTTCTCCAAAAATATTTCGGAAAAGCGCAAACAAGAGTTACTGCGCCGCGAACTCGAAATCATGAAGGAGCAACATAGCCCTATTATGGTAGATTATGGCGGCAACACCAAAAGTTATATTTTTTACAAAGATTCAGCCGTACTCTCGCAATTGCGCTATTACCCGTACGTGCAGTTAACGGTTATTGCGTGCTTCTCTTTAATGGCTTATTTCGCTTTTAGCTATTCGCGCAAAGCCGAGCAAAACCGGGTTTGGGTAGGTTTGGCGAAGGAAACTGCGCACCAGTTAGGCACACCGCTTTCTTCCTTAATGGCTTGGTACGAGTATTTAAAAGCCAGTCCTACTTTCCAGAACGAGCCTATTGTGGAAGAACTGGGCAAAGATGTACGGCGACTCGAAATTATCACGGAACGCTTTAGCAATATTGGCTCGGTTCCGGCTTTAAAAGACGAGAATATTCTGCGTGTCACGGAAAATGCTATTAGCTACCTGCGCAACCGGGTTTCTAAGAAAGTGGATTTTACGATTAAAGCTGATTTTCCGGTTGATACGCCAGCTAAAGTAAATATTCCGTTGTTTGAATGGGTAATCGAGAACATTTGCAAAAACGCCATTGATGCCATGGAAGGCAAAGGCAGCATTGATGTGCGCCTTTCCTTTGCCGGCAAAAATAAAAGCAATGTAGCCATCGATATTAAAGATACGGGCAAAGGCATTCCGAAAAGTAAACTGAAAGACGTGTTTTTACCCGGTTACACTACCAAAAAACGGGGATGGGGTTTAGGTCTGGCTTTAGCCAAGCGCATCATCGAGAACTATCACCAGGGTAAATTATACGTAAAATGGTCCGAACTGGGTAAGGGCACCATGTTCCGGGTAATGCTTAACCGGTAA
- the hemA gene encoding glutamyl-tRNA reductase: MLQNFKAVTLSYKKAPLDIRELIALDENSCKQFLQTLKEYIQASDLLILSTCNRTEIYYTSDTDYSAEIVKLLGISKNMTNIAQYLDYFTIINSHVDAVQHLFEVAMGLDAQVVGDIQISNQVKQAYQWSADNGTAGPFLHRLLHTIFFTNKRVVQETSFRDGAASTSYAAIELVEELTADIADPKILVVGLGEIGADVCRNLKESAAFTNITITNRTDSKAQLLANECQLPVLPFEDIVQGLKEADVIISSIARDTPFFTTEMVKRLNVLSYKFFIDLAVPRSIEAEVENIPGVLVYNIDTIQNKASKALELRLAAIPRVREIIAESIEQFNDWSKEMLVSPTIHKLKNALESIRQEEMARHLKKLSPEESRRVDEITKSMMQKIIKLPVLQLKAACKRGEAETLIDVLNDLFDLEKQPEEHQG, from the coding sequence ATGCTTCAAAACTTTAAAGCAGTAACGTTATCGTATAAAAAGGCACCGTTGGATATCCGCGAGCTGATTGCTTTAGACGAGAATTCCTGTAAGCAATTTTTGCAGACCCTGAAGGAATATATTCAGGCTTCTGACTTGCTTATCTTATCTACTTGTAACCGGACCGAGATTTATTATACTTCTGATACGGATTACAGTGCCGAAATTGTCAAGCTTTTGGGTATTTCCAAGAACATGACCAATATAGCGCAATACCTGGATTATTTTACCATTATTAATAGCCACGTCGATGCGGTGCAGCATTTATTTGAAGTAGCCATGGGTTTGGATGCGCAGGTAGTGGGCGATATTCAGATTTCTAACCAGGTAAAACAGGCTTATCAATGGTCCGCGGATAATGGTACCGCCGGGCCGTTCTTACACCGGTTGTTGCATACCATCTTCTTTACCAATAAGCGCGTAGTGCAGGAAACTTCTTTCCGCGACGGGGCAGCTTCTACTTCTTACGCTGCTATTGAATTAGTAGAAGAATTAACCGCCGACATTGCTGATCCGAAAATACTGGTGGTGGGTTTAGGCGAAATCGGCGCCGATGTTTGCCGGAATTTAAAAGAATCAGCGGCGTTTACCAATATTACCATTACCAACCGCACCGATTCGAAAGCTCAATTGCTGGCTAATGAGTGCCAGTTGCCGGTATTGCCCTTTGAAGATATTGTTCAGGGTTTAAAAGAAGCGGACGTAATTATTTCTTCGATTGCCCGCGATACCCCGTTCTTTACCACCGAAATGGTTAAGCGGTTAAACGTATTATCGTATAAGTTTTTTATTGATTTAGCGGTGCCCCGTAGTATTGAAGCGGAGGTAGAAAACATACCCGGCGTTTTGGTGTACAACATTGATACCATTCAAAACAAAGCTTCGAAGGCATTGGAACTCCGTTTGGCCGCTATTCCGCGAGTGCGCGAAATTATTGCTGAATCTATCGAACAGTTTAATGATTGGTCGAAAGAAATGCTAGTTTCGCCTACTATTCATAAATTAAAAAATGCTTTAGAAAGTATCCGGCAAGAAGAAATGGCCCGCCATTTAAAAAAGCTAAGTCCCGAAGAAAGCCGGCGCGTGGATGAAATTACCAAATCCATGATGCAGAAGATTATTAAGCTACCCGTGTTGCAGTTAAAAGCCGCTTGTAAACGGGGCGAAGCCGAAACATTAATTGATGTATTAAATGATTTATTTGATTTAGAAAAACAGCCCGAAGAACACCAGGGCTAG
- a CDS encoding T9SS type A sorting domain-containing protein, whose translation MENKYPVPKPLCCFLLFSWPQFLLVIFIVLSSSRPVLAQSILWEKTFGGRADQDTTTASNYGRSQLEAIINTSDGGHLLGGKSNASIGLDKTQGRIGKFDYWLVKTNAEGTKQWDQVLGGTGQEELFGAISTLDGGYLVGGSSDSPAGNDKSEASKGGYDYWVIKLDSTGNKIWDKTLGGNNYDQLKAMVTTPDGGYLLAGSSNSGAGGNKTQAGNNNNDYWVIKLDSTGAVQWDKTYGSSNLEYLSNVVTTSDGGYLLAGEVDSVIYEKDGTRFTVQTRNFNALKIDVNGEQLWNKTFYKPFNSPLKAFVTTPDGNYLFAGSNYLLKINENGIQLYQKNVSSFLQEGKELEDVIATRDGGYLLGTNGFYAADSQGNNRGDDYRLVKLDNNGTFQWDSPYGGNGYDFLTTVTLSTDGSYLLGGYSALSNGIDKTDGIKGEIDYWVLKVKEDVEPDLITWNQRYGGTDQDNLTQVIQTLDGGYLLGGYSLSSKTGDKAQARQGGYDYWVIKTDDEGNILWEKTYGGTGNDYLNSLVEIPDGRYLLGGSSESGISGDKTEGSQGSRDFWVIQVDYKGDIIWDRRFGGSGSEDLRKVQLLPTGGYLLGGSSNSPVSGDKSQNNQGGQDYWILQINNLGQKIWDRRYGGSSNDFLEDFILNPDGSFLLGGTSNSGRTGDKTQGSQGGSDYWVIKVNSAGEPLWNTRFGGNEPDNLFALASTAAGDFLLAGYSSSGSSGNKTEATRGNQDYWLVKIDNTGAKIWDKTFGGRGKEELRSLTSTRDGGFVLGGTSFSGRGGDKTQNSRGNSDYWVIKTDSTGVPQWNYRFGGNGFDELRTALTTREGGLILGGRSTSGVSGDKKQPSWGNADYWLVKLAATAVGIELPALLLPGSSVMLKAFPNPFPDKLTLQFSVPHTQQVVLQIFDQQGQEIAPLFSGEAQAGKVYELPWQPQAKVPAGMYILRLQTAKQVKFQKLLLSR comes from the coding sequence ATGGAAAACAAATACCCTGTTCCAAAACCCTTGTGTTGCTTTTTGCTTTTTAGCTGGCCGCAGTTCCTACTAGTAATCTTTATCGTATTAAGTTCCTCGCGCCCGGTATTGGCCCAAAGCATTCTCTGGGAAAAAACTTTCGGGGGGCGTGCCGATCAAGATACCACAACGGCTAGTAATTACGGCCGCTCGCAACTGGAAGCTATTATAAACACATCGGATGGAGGCCATTTACTAGGTGGTAAATCCAACGCCAGCATCGGTTTAGATAAAACCCAGGGTCGGATAGGCAAATTTGACTATTGGCTCGTAAAAACTAATGCCGAAGGCACTAAACAGTGGGACCAAGTACTGGGCGGCACCGGTCAGGAAGAGCTTTTTGGCGCCATTTCTACACTTGATGGTGGTTATTTGGTAGGAGGATCTTCTGATTCTCCGGCTGGTAACGATAAAAGTGAAGCCAGCAAAGGCGGCTACGATTATTGGGTAATAAAACTAGATAGCACGGGCAATAAAATTTGGGATAAAACCCTGGGCGGCAATAATTACGATCAGTTAAAAGCCATGGTAACTACCCCGGACGGTGGCTATCTGCTTGCCGGCAGTTCTAATTCCGGGGCAGGCGGTAATAAAACGCAAGCTGGTAATAACAACAACGATTACTGGGTAATAAAATTAGATAGTACCGGTGCGGTACAATGGGACAAAACGTATGGCAGCAGCAATCTGGAATATCTCAGTAATGTAGTGACTACTTCCGATGGAGGCTATTTACTGGCTGGCGAAGTAGACTCAGTAATATATGAAAAAGATGGTACCCGGTTTACGGTGCAAACCCGCAATTTTAACGCCTTAAAGATAGATGTAAACGGCGAGCAGCTCTGGAACAAAACTTTTTACAAACCTTTTAACTCGCCCTTAAAAGCCTTTGTAACCACGCCCGATGGCAATTATTTGTTCGCTGGCAGTAACTATCTGCTTAAAATAAATGAAAACGGAATCCAACTGTATCAGAAAAATGTGAGCAGCTTTTTACAAGAAGGGAAAGAGCTCGAAGATGTAATAGCTACGCGGGACGGCGGATATTTATTGGGTACCAATGGCTTTTACGCAGCGGATAGCCAAGGTAACAACCGCGGCGACGATTATAGATTAGTAAAACTGGATAATAACGGTACTTTTCAGTGGGATAGTCCTTATGGTGGCAATGGCTACGATTTCCTAACTACTGTTACGCTTTCCACCGATGGCAGCTATTTATTAGGAGGGTATTCTGCTTTAAGTAACGGCATCGATAAAACCGATGGTATAAAAGGTGAGATAGACTACTGGGTTTTAAAAGTAAAAGAAGATGTAGAGCCTGATTTAATTACCTGGAACCAACGTTATGGCGGAACTGACCAGGATAATTTAACCCAGGTAATTCAAACGCTGGATGGCGGTTACCTGCTCGGGGGTTATTCGCTTTCGAGTAAAACCGGGGATAAAGCGCAAGCCCGGCAAGGTGGTTATGATTACTGGGTCATAAAAACAGATGATGAAGGTAATATACTTTGGGAAAAAACCTATGGTGGTACCGGTAACGATTACCTGAATAGCCTAGTTGAAATTCCGGATGGCCGGTATTTATTAGGAGGCAGTTCCGAGTCAGGTATAAGCGGGGATAAAACAGAAGGTAGCCAAGGTAGCCGAGATTTTTGGGTTATCCAGGTAGATTATAAAGGCGATATTATCTGGGATCGCCGTTTTGGCGGCAGTGGTTCTGAAGATTTACGGAAAGTTCAGCTGCTACCTACCGGGGGGTATCTGCTGGGCGGTTCCAGTAATTCGCCGGTAAGCGGCGATAAAAGCCAAAATAACCAAGGTGGCCAGGATTACTGGATCTTACAAATAAACAATCTGGGACAGAAAATTTGGGATCGGCGTTACGGTGGCAGTTCCAACGACTTTTTAGAAGATTTTATTTTAAACCCTGATGGTAGCTTTTTATTAGGAGGCACCTCTAATTCCGGCAGGACAGGCGATAAAACCCAAGGCAGCCAAGGGGGTTCCGATTACTGGGTAATAAAAGTAAATAGTGCCGGGGAACCGCTCTGGAACACGCGTTTTGGGGGTAATGAACCAGATAATCTTTTTGCCCTGGCCAGTACCGCCGCCGGCGACTTCCTACTGGCTGGCTATAGTAGTTCGGGCAGCAGCGGCAACAAAACAGAAGCTACCCGAGGTAATCAGGATTATTGGTTGGTAAAAATAGATAATACCGGCGCAAAAATTTGGGATAAAACTTTTGGAGGCCGGGGCAAAGAGGAACTACGATCGCTTACCAGCACCCGGGATGGCGGTTTTGTGCTAGGGGGAACTTCCTTTTCCGGTAGAGGAGGTGATAAAACGCAAAATAGCCGGGGCAATAGCGATTACTGGGTTATTAAAACCGACAGTACCGGCGTGCCGCAATGGAACTATCGCTTTGGAGGGAACGGGTTTGATGAACTTCGCACCGCTTTAACTACCCGGGAAGGTGGTTTAATTTTGGGAGGGCGCTCTACTTCCGGAGTTAGCGGCGATAAAAAACAGCCCAGTTGGGGCAATGCCGATTACTGGTTAGTAAAATTAGCGGCTACCGCCGTAGGTATTGAATTACCAGCATTGCTCTTACCAGGTTCTTCCGTAATGCTAAAGGCTTTTCCAAATCCATTCCCGGATAAGCTAACTTTACAGTTTTCAGTACCACATACCCAGCAAGTAGTTTTACAAATTTTCGATCAGCAAGGTCAAGAAATTGCTCCTTTATTTAGCGGTGAAGCACAAGCCGGCAAAGTATATGAACTACCCTGGCAACCGCAAGCTAAAGTACCCGCCGGTATGTATATTCTGCGCCTGCAAACAGCTAAACAGGTAAAATTCCAGAAACTGCTACTTTCCCGATAA
- a CDS encoding (2Fe-2S) ferredoxin domain-containing protein, producing MSLFNFSMSKPFNVPNQVIYICTGSKCKKRGGKELCKLFRDQAKSAGLKNTVEIIKTDCTDRCDFAPVLSFQPQNVWLHQVAEYQVPQLFRQYLQPQPSANSNTSFSLDTNQDQI from the coding sequence ATGAGTTTATTTAACTTTTCTATGAGCAAACCTTTTAACGTACCCAATCAGGTAATTTACATTTGCACCGGCAGCAAATGTAAAAAACGCGGCGGGAAAGAATTATGTAAACTTTTCCGGGACCAGGCCAAGAGCGCCGGCTTGAAAAATACCGTTGAAATTATAAAAACCGATTGCACCGATCGTTGTGATTTTGCGCCCGTACTCAGCTTTCAACCGCAAAACGTTTGGCTGCACCAGGTAGCGGAGTACCAGGTTCCACAACTCTTTCGGCAATACCTGCAACCGCAGCCAAGTGCCAACTCTAATACTTCTTTCTCTTTAGATACGAACCAGGATCAAATTTAA
- a CDS encoding LuxR C-terminal-related transcriptional regulator — MKTIINDSLVNSTVEHPRQPDDFNELLQKWKNQSYDDVRINYDDFIQSNPILQTFLNLGACLTWIMDMRTMQYTFISSNVKQILGYETHYFFERGVPFISQIMHPSDLPKTAKLVKIIWDFLVTLPVSERQKYKFSGDYRIVKPDGSIVRILEQNTILQLDRKGNITHLLGVGSDITHWKKTDDSMASVICTEDDTCFFCTANDDYLRPQVTLSKREKEIVKLIADGYNSKFIADKLFISFHTVNTHRQNIIEKTHTKNTSGLIQFAVCHGLI; from the coding sequence ATGAAAACAATAATCAACGATTCTCTGGTAAATTCTACCGTTGAACACCCCCGTCAACCGGATGATTTTAACGAACTGCTGCAGAAATGGAAAAACCAATCGTACGACGACGTGCGGATTAATTACGACGACTTTATTCAGAGCAACCCCATTTTACAAACTTTTTTAAATCTGGGGGCCTGTTTAACCTGGATTATGGATATGCGCACCATGCAGTATACTTTTATCAGCAGCAATGTAAAACAGATATTAGGCTATGAAACACATTATTTTTTTGAAAGAGGGGTGCCGTTTATATCGCAGATTATGCACCCCAGCGATTTACCCAAAACGGCCAAACTAGTTAAAATCATCTGGGATTTTTTAGTAACACTACCTGTATCGGAGCGCCAAAAATATAAATTTAGCGGTGACTACCGCATTGTTAAACCCGATGGCAGTATCGTACGCATTTTGGAGCAAAACACCATTTTACAACTCGATCGTAAAGGCAACATCACGCATTTACTCGGCGTAGGATCTGATATTACGCATTGGAAAAAAACGGACGACAGCATGGCCTCGGTTATTTGCACCGAAGATGATACCTGCTTTTTTTGCACCGCCAATGATGACTACTTAAGACCCCAGGTAACGCTGAGTAAACGCGAAAAGGAAATTGTAAAATTAATCGCGGACGGCTACAACAGTAAATTTATTGCCGATAAACTTTTTATTAGTTTTCACACGGTAAACACCCATCGCCAGAATATTATCGAAAAAACCCATACCAAAAACACCAGCGGCCTTATTCAGTTTGCTGTTTGCCACGGCTTAATTTAA
- the arfB gene encoding alternative ribosome rescue aminoacyl-tRNA hydrolase ArfB, which yields MIVTSKHRDFYPEFIFQVSRSGGPGGQNVNKVATKVELRFPVAASMLLTPEEKAVLLEKLASRITNEGYLQIICQTERSQLANKEACVKKFYELLQKAFTRLKPRQATKPSKAIKEQRLQSKKYQADKKATRTKLKPNDI from the coding sequence ATGATAGTAACCAGTAAACACCGTGATTTTTATCCGGAATTTATTTTTCAGGTTTCACGAAGTGGCGGGCCGGGTGGTCAGAATGTAAACAAAGTTGCCACCAAAGTAGAACTACGTTTTCCGGTGGCAGCATCGATGTTGCTGACGCCCGAAGAAAAAGCAGTACTGCTGGAGAAACTAGCCAGCCGCATTACCAACGAGGGTTATTTACAGATTATTTGTCAAACGGAGCGCAGTCAGTTAGCCAATAAAGAAGCTTGCGTGAAAAAGTTTTACGAATTGCTGCAAAAAGCTTTTACGCGCCTTAAACCCCGCCAAGCCACTAAACCCAGTAAAGCCATTAAAGAGCAACGTTTACAGAGCAAAAAATACCAGGCCGATAAAAAAGCCACGCGCACGAAGTTAAAGCCCAACGATATATAA
- a CDS encoding ferritin: MKDLLRLRTSLSEEIEKLLNEQIKVEAHSSAIYLAMSSWCNRNGFDYSAGYFQKQSGEEREHMLKLFNFVNDMGGQALSPEVVNIPQDFESFRTVFEQALQQEIYVTQQFNRMADACFRSKDFMTFQFLQWFLKEQIEEEYVARRALELFEVIGEEGTGRYEIDKAVPKIKYDN; the protein is encoded by the coding sequence ATGAAAGACTTACTAAGACTTAGAACGTCACTTTCCGAAGAAATAGAAAAGCTCCTGAACGAGCAGATAAAAGTAGAAGCGCATTCCTCCGCTATTTATTTGGCCATGTCGTCGTGGTGCAACCGAAACGGTTTTGATTACAGTGCGGGTTATTTCCAGAAACAATCCGGCGAAGAGCGGGAGCACATGCTCAAGCTGTTTAATTTTGTGAACGATATGGGTGGCCAAGCGCTGTCGCCGGAAGTAGTAAATATTCCCCAGGATTTTGAATCGTTCCGGACGGTGTTTGAACAAGCGCTGCAACAAGAAATTTACGTTACGCAGCAGTTTAACCGTATGGCCGACGCTTGTTTCCGGAGCAAGGATTTTATGACTTTCCAGTTTTTGCAATGGTTCTTAAAAGAACAGATTGAAGAAGAATACGTGGCTCGCCGCGCCTTAGAATTATTTGAGGTAATTGGCGAAGAAGGTACCGGCCGCTACGAAATAGACAAAGCCGTACCTAAAATTAAGTACGATAACTAA